GATCGATGTCGCTTTTTCAACGAAGTCGTAAGAGACTAGAAAATGTATTTCGTACTTAAGAAATTGGATTCATTTTCACTAACAATATCGTTCAGCAACTTTTTGTTTTCCTCAGTAAACTTTGTTGCCACTAGCGAACGAATAGAGAACGAACGCAATGCGTCGACTACCGATAATGTTCCTTCAGCACTATCTTTTCTACCGGTGAAAGGAAAAGTATCTGGACCACGCTGACATTGGCAGTTGATGTTAACACGGCTTACTTGATTGACTAATGGATCAATCAATGAAGATACAACAGCAGCATTGTTACTGAAAATACTCACCTGTTGGCCGTGAGAGGAACCAATTAAGTATTCAATAGGTTCTTCGAGGTCATCAAAAGGAACAACAGGGATCACTGGGCCAAATTGTTCTTCTCTGTAAAGTTTCATTTGTGAGTTAACAGGGTATACAATTGCCGGGTAGAAGAATGATTCTGCAACCTGCCCACCGTGCTCATTAATCACTTTTGCGCCATAGGCTTTTGCATCTTCGATGCATTCCGTTAAATAAGCAGGTTTATTGACTTCTGGAAGAGGAGTAAGCGACACACCCTTTTCCCAAGGCATCCCATATTTTAATTTTGCCACTTCTGCCGAAAGGCGTTTTAAAAATTCCTGTGCTAAGCTTCGGTGCACGTAGATAATTTTAAGTGCTGTACAGCGTTGACCATTGAAAGAAAGAGAGCCTAGAACGGTTTCCGAAACCGCTAAATTCAAATCCGCATCTTTCGTAATGATAGCTGCATTTTTTGCATCCAGCCCAAGGATAGCACGAAGACGGTTAACTTTCGGGTGCAATTTTTTAAGTTCATCAGCAACACGGCTCGAACCGATCAAAGTCAATACGTTAATCTTACCAGATTGCATTAAACTAGGAACAATCTTATTCCCACGGCCATAAATTGTATTGACAACGCCTTTCGGGAAGCTTGTTCTGAAAGCCTCTAATAGAGGATAATGTAATAACGTACCATGTTTAGGTGGTTTGAATAACATGGTGTTTCCCATGATTAATGCTGGGATCAATGTGGTGAAGGTCTCATTCAACGGATAATTGAATGGCCCCATACAGAGTACTACTCCTAAAGGAGATCTCCTGATTTGCGCAACGATACCTTGTTCGATTTGGAAACGTGAAGAGTCGCGGTCTATATCTTTCAATGCGTCGATCGTTGCGTAAATATATTCTACAGTACGATCAAACTCTTTTACCGAGTCTGCATAGGATTTGCCAATTTCCCACATAATAAGCTTGACAACAATGTCTTTTTTTGCAATCATCTTTTGTGTGAAATTTTCAACACAGGTAATACGATCGGCAACGCTCATTGTCGGCCATTCTCCACGGCCGTTGTCGTATGCTTTTACAGCAGCTTCCAAGGCTTCCATGGACTCTTTTTCTGTACAAACAGGAAAACTACCGATGCGCTTACGTTTCAAGCCATCCTTGGTCTTTACACATATTGGTGAAAAAACCTCGTTTACCTGACCCGTCCAAGAAATCATTTCTCCATTGGAAAGGAACTCTCTTTGATCGACCTGTTCGTCTAGCGTAAATTCTGCGGGAATGTTATTCTCCTCGTAGAAGATACCTTCTAAGTTTAAGCTCATTGTTTTTAAAAATGGTTTAGATTGATATTTATAAAGATATTGCTAATATAATATAAATTTTGCAATATATGTTAATTTTTTATTAAAATTAGTTTAGGTACTAGTGTTTTCATTACAACCCATGCAATTAGATATGCTATAGCGCAAAAAGAAAAGATAATGAAGTATCCTGCTTCCTCGCCTTTAAAACCCATAAAAATGAGCTGCGTTTCATTTGCATAATCGAATAGCCAGCCTGATGTTTTGTTAATTATAAATGCGCCTATGCCCCCAGCAAGGCCTCCGATCCCTGTAACAGTCGCAATAGCACGTTTGGGAAAAGAATCTCCTATGGTTGAGAAAATGTTGGCAGACCACGATTGGTGTGCCGCTCCTGCAAAACCGATTAGAATGACAGGTATCCAATAAGATATGTGACCCAGAGGTTGAGCAAAAAGTACAACTAACGGGACAAAAGCAAACAATAGCATGGCTTTCATACGCCCTTCATAAGCATTCATTCCCTTTTTGTCAACAAAATAGGTGGGTAACCAGCCCCCATAAATAGATAACATGGTGATGGCATAAAGCACAAAAATGGCGAGCTGACCTTCAGTATCTGATGATTTGATGTCGTATACTGCCGAAAGATAGGCTGGCATCCAAAATAAGAAGAACCACCATACACCATCCGTCATAAATTTACCAAAAACAAAAGCCCAAGTTTGCTTGTATTTTAGACATTCAGAGATCGTCGTTCGGGGTTGCTTTGTTAGACCAGTTTGCTCCGGCGCATGTTCATGATCATCCTGGTGGATGTAAGCCAGTTCGGCAGCGTTTACTTTCGGGTTTTCATGTGGTTTTTTATAAAGAAAGATCCAAAAACCCATCCATACAAACCCCAATGCACCAATGATGATAAAGGACATTTCCCAGCCCCAATGGGCTGCGATAACTGGGATGGTCAATGGAGCAGCTAATGCCCCAATAGTTGCTCCTGAATTGAAAATACTGGTGGATAGAGCCCGATCTTTTTTAGGAAAATACTCTGCCGTAGCTTTAATAGCCGCCGGAAAGTTACCCGCTTCACCCACAGCAAGAACGAACCGGGCAAAGATAAATAGATTGACACTGACGCTCAATACCAAACCCACGTTGTTCACATGAGATATTGCTTCTTTTGCCCCTTCAAAACCAACAAACCATTCTCCAGCCACGATGCCTGAAGTAGCGATACCACAAAATGCATGTAATATCGCGCCAATGGACCAGATCCCGATTGCCCATAAAAATCCCTTTTTTGTATCCATCCAGTCTACAAATCGACCCGCAAAAAGCATACTGACTGCATAAAAAATCGAAAATAATGCGGTAATATTGCCATAGTCGGTGTTTGTCCAATGAAATTCAGGACTGATAAAATCCTTCCACGTTAAGGAAAGCACCTGACGATCCAGGTAGTTGATGGTAGTTGCAAAAAATAGTAGCGAGCATATTACCCAACGGTAATTACCCTTTTTCTCCGTGTTAATCATAATGGGTTTAATAGTTTATTTTTAATGTACTTGTCTGTTTGCCCCTGCCAGTATAGGCGCTTAGTACGCCCGCTTTTTAAGGGTAACACCCGAGTTTTTATTGTCTTGCTTCTGCAACGAATTCAAGCGCTTTTTGTGTATTTTCGACTAAATTACTGGTGTCTTTAGGGTCAATTAACTTGCTCCCCATGCCCACAGCACATACGCCTGATTTGAACCATGCCTTTAAGTTATCCATTTCGATTTCTACACCCCCCGTCGGCATAAATTTCTGACCTTTAAATAGGTCCCGGATTGATGACATAAATGCTGGCCCCAAAATATTTGCAGGAAACAATTTGATAAGTGCCGCCTCTTGTTCTTGAGCCGTATAGATTTCTGTCGGTGTCATACAGCCAGGAATCCATAGCTTACGCTGTTCGTGCACTAACGAGCCAACCAGCGGATTGACCAGTGGTGAAACGATAAAATCCGCACCAATTTGTAGAAATTGGTGTGCTTCGTTAACGGATTTAATCGTCCCGATACCTAAATAAAGATCCGGCATCTCCAGGTCTCTTGTGGCAACTAAGTGCTCGAAAACAGCCAAAGCTTCGGGACCTCGATTTGTAAATTCAAAAACACGTATCCCTGCTTGATATAATGTGCGTAGAATCGCGATGCTTTCTGCTTTATCGTGATGGAAGAACAGGGGAAGCATCCCTTGTTCAATGATTTTATCTAATACAATCTCTTTTAAATTCATGCTGTTATTCTATTTTTTATATCGTCTACAGAACTTGTTGTTGCATCGCTTGCAATAAATAGTTTATCAAATGCGGCTAGCGTGGCAAACTCTAATGTTGCTTTTGGAGAAAGATTGGAGTATAGTCCATAAATCAGACCTGCCATGAAGCAATCGCCGCTGCCCACTTTATCCAAAATCTCGTCCGCAATATATGTTCTTGATTTAATGAGGCTGTCTTTGTCAAACAGTGTTGTATAATACTTTATTCCTTTATTCTGATGGTCAAAACGAAAAGTATTGGCTACATATTGACATATCGGATTGGTGACAATGATTTCTCTGCTTGTACGATCCGCCTGCGCCAACAAATCTTCTTCTAAATAATCCGATGAAGAGTTTAGAAACCTTTCGTCTAGTGGCGTACCAAGCATTTGATGTGCTGCCCAGATATTTCCCATGATTAAATTGCAATATTTGGCAATCGCAGGCATAATCTCCTTCGGAGATTTTCCGTATTTCCAGAGCTTTGCGCGATAATTCAGGTCTAGTGACACAAAAATACCCCTTTCTTGTGCTTTTGTTACAGCTTCTAAACAGAGGTCGGCAATATCTTGGTTGATTGCAGGGCATATCGCAGAAAAATGAAACCATTTGACGTCAACAAAGACCTCGTCCCAATTGACACTGCCTACTTTGAGATTGGAAAACGATGAGTTTGCACGATCATAAATTACTCCTGCATTTTTTAGATCCTTCCCTTTGGGAAGATAGTAGATGCCCAATCGTTCTCCACCCCATAGCATTGCTGATGTATCGATATTTCTACATGTTAGGTAGTTGTCAATACTCTCGCAGATGGCATTTTGGGGAACAGCAGAAAGATAGGCTGATGGCACATCCCACAATGCCAAAGCTGTGGCTACATTCAATTCTGCACCGCCCACATAGAACGGCAACTGATGTTGTTCGATCCAATCCTGTTCGATATCGGGGCAGATTCTTAGCAGCAATTCCCCAAAGCTTAAAACTTTACCCTGCATGTTCATTAAAATTGAAAATATTCTTTCGCATTATTATAGCTGATATCCTGTATGATTTTCCCTACCCATTGGATATCATTTGGTATTTCTCCCCTTTCGATGTCTTCCCCAAATATGTCGCAGACTAATCTCCTGAAATATTCATGCCTAGGGAATGAAAGGAAACTTCTGGAATCGGTTAGCATACCCACAAGTCGGCTTAGTAGCCCCATATTTGATAGCGTATTGAGTTGTTTTGTCATGCCATCTTTTTGGTCCAAAAACCACCAAGCTGAGCCAAATTGAATCTTCCCTTTGATAGAACCGTCATTGAAATTACCGATCATGGTGGCAATAAGTTCGTTGTCGGCAGGATTGAGATTGTACAAGATGGTTTTGGTTAGCTTATCTTGATTGTCTAATTTATTCAAAAATTTTGACAATGCACGTGCCTGACTAAAATCTCCAATAGAATCCCATCCAGTATCTGGGCCTATCAAACGATGCATACGCGCATTATTATTGCGTAGTGCGCCCAGATGGTATTGCTGAACCCATCCTTTTTCATGGTCCCATTCGGCAAAATAAATCAGCATCGCAGATTTAAACTTTAGGTTTTCTGCGACAGAAATTTCCTTTTTTGTCCGAATCTTATCAAAGATTGCTACGATTTCTGTCTCAGTATAGTCTTCCGAGTAGATTTGTTCCAATCCGTGATCCGATACTTTGCATCCGTTGGCAGCAAAGAAATCATGTCTTGATTTTAATGCTTCTAAGTATGTTGCTAGGCTATTGATTTGAATGTCACTTACCTCTTCAAGTTTATCGATGTATTGATTTAAAGCAATAATATCGTCCGAATTCATCGCTTTGTCGGGGCGAAATGCAGGTAGCATCTTGAACGATTCGTGTTCTTTTGCAAACTGTTGATGAAATGCTAGGGTATCGATCGGGTCGTCTGTTGTGCAGACAACTTCTACGTGCATCATCTTAAGCAGACCACGTACAGAATAATTGTCTTGGCTCAATTTGGATGCAGTATCTGCATATATTTTAGAAGCAGTTTTTGGCGACAAGATATCCGTAATTCCAAAATAACGCTGTAATTCAAGATGTGTCCAATGATAGAGTGGATTACGCAAAGTATAAGGCACTGTTTCTGCCCATTTCACAAATTTTTCCTCATCTGGTGCATCGCCAGTGATAAAACGCTCATTGACCCCATTTGCGCGCATGGCCCGCCATTTATAGTGATCACCATTTAACCAAACCTGACTGATATTTTCAAATTTAACATCGTTTGCGATCTGCTCCGGAATCAAGTGATTATGGTAATCAATGATGGGCAGCTGTTTTGAATAATTGTGATACAGCTCAATCGCTGTATTCGTGTTCAATAAAAAATTGTCGTCTAAAAAAGTTTTCATGCTATATGCTGATTTATAAACTTACACCTCTTTTCCAAGGTATAAAGTCATCCTGATTTAATAACACAGCTTTAGGAGTTACTTCCCCGCTTGCTGCCTTGATACAATATTCTAATATGTCTTCTCCCATCGTTTGGATCGATTTATCTCCATCTATAATAGGACCGGTATTGATATCGATAATGTCAGCCATTTTAGCTGCCAGGACATTATTTGTCGCCACTTTGATGACGGGGCATATTGGGTTACCAGTAGGAGTGCCCAAGCCTGTGGTAAACAGAATAAGTGTTGCACCTGCAGCAGCTTTTCCTGTAGTAGCTTCCACATCATTCCCTGGAGTGCAAACCAGATTAAGACCTGGCTTCGTCGCCTCTTCTGTATAGTCCAGAACATCAACCACGGGAGATGTCCCGCCCTTTTTAGCTGCACCATTGCTTTTGATCGCATCAGTAATAAGACCGTCACGAATATTACCTGGAGAGGGATTCATGTAAAATCCAGAACCAACGGCTTCGGCGGCATGGCTATAGGCCGTCATCAGATCAATGAATTTATTCGCTGCATTGGGGTCGATAGTGCGGTCTATTAAATTCTGCTCGGCTCCGCATAACTCCGGAAATTCAGCTAAGAGAACTTTCCCGCCCAGCGCAACCAGAAGGTCAGCTGTGTAACCAACGGCAGGGTTGGCAGAGATACCACTAAATCCGTCACTGCCGCCACATTTTACCCCTAGGGTCAATTTACTCAATGGAACAGGCTGTCTCGAGAATTTATTGATTTCCGTCAGTCCAACAAAAGTCTGCAAGATCGCTTCTTTAATGAGCAGTTCTTCGCTTTTGGATTGTTGTTGTTCAAATACAAAGAGGGGTTTATCGAAAGCAGGATTGCGAAATTTGATGTCATTAACAAGGTCATTGAGTTGAAGGTTCTGACAACCCAAGCTCAAGATTGTCACACCGGCCACATTTGGATGATCAGCATAGGCAGCCAATAATTTGCTCAATATGGCTGCATCTTGGCGTATTCCACCACAACCACCCTGATGATTTAGGAATTTTATACCATCAACGTTTTTAAAAATGCGATCACTTTGATCTGTTGTACTATTTAGCCGTTCCAGAGAGGCTACAGATAACTCCTCCCCTTTTTCGTAGGCTGTTAATAACTGATGAGTGAAGTTTTTATATTTTCCAGTCACAGAATACCCAAGTTCATTATACAGTGCTTCTTTGATGACATCAAGATTTCTATTTTCGCAAAAAACAGTCGGAATGAATAACCAGTAATTTGCAGTTCCGGCACGACCATCTGAACGTAAGTAGCCTTGGAAAGTTCGACCCTCGAACTTGGAAACATCGGGCTTTTCCCAATGATAATTTGATGGTCTGAAATGATAGGGCTCCGCAGCATGTTTGGTATTGTCCGTATTCATGATACTTCCTTGCGGGATATCAAATTGCGCTTTCCCTACCAGTAAACCATACATGTAGATTTCATCACCAAAGTGCATGTCTTGCATAAAAAATTTATGCTTTGCAGGAATATCCTCCTGCAAAATATAATGATTTCCCTCAAACGAGATCGTATCACCCTTTTTAAGATCTTGTAAGGCAACTAAGACGTTGTCTTTGGGGTGTATTTTTAATACTTTATTTTTCATTAAAGCTTCTTTTTTTAAGTCCCCATTGAAATACACGGTTGTTTTTAATAGCGTATTGGATTTTCAAGCGAGCGTATTTCATGTGGTAACTTGTTATACTTTCTTATTATCAAAGGTTAATGAAAGCTCAACTGCTTTTAAAGCTCCTTTTTCAGCGATCAGTTGTAATTTTTCTTTAACTGTTTCTTCAAAACGTGCAAATTCCGTTAAATCTTCACCCCATAGGTCTATTGCAGAAAGTAGGGTATGCACAATCTGATCCTGATTCGCCCATGCAGCGTATATTTTTGGCGCCAACTCATCTTGAAGCTCGATGGTATGCCCATTGATTACACGGATATAATGATCATCTTTCTGCTCGGATTTTAACAAATAAAGATAGGCCGCAAAACCAAGCGCAAAAAGCTGCGGTGCTTCATGATGCTTTGCATACCATTTTTTTAATAAAGGGATATTCCGCATGGCCATTTTTGAACTGTAATTCAAAGCAATGGATTCCCATTTGTGTTCAAGATGTGGATTAGCAAAGCGATCAATCACTTTGGATGAAAAATCGTTAATATCTGAAACGGAAA
The genomic region above belongs to Sphingobacterium zeae and contains:
- a CDS encoding NADP-dependent glyceraldehyde-3-phosphate dehydrogenase, whose amino-acid sequence is MSLNLEGIFYEENNIPAEFTLDEQVDQREFLSNGEMISWTGQVNEVFSPICVKTKDGLKRKRIGSFPVCTEKESMEALEAAVKAYDNGRGEWPTMSVADRITCVENFTQKMIAKKDIVVKLIMWEIGKSYADSVKEFDRTVEYIYATIDALKDIDRDSSRFQIEQGIVAQIRRSPLGVVLCMGPFNYPLNETFTTLIPALIMGNTMLFKPPKHGTLLHYPLLEAFRTSFPKGVVNTIYGRGNKIVPSLMQSGKINVLTLIGSSRVADELKKLHPKVNRLRAILGLDAKNAAIITKDADLNLAVSETVLGSLSFNGQRCTALKIIYVHRSLAQEFLKRLSAEVAKLKYGMPWEKGVSLTPLPEVNKPAYLTECIEDAKAYGAKVINEHGGQVAESFFYPAIVYPVNSQMKLYREEQFGPVIPVVPFDDLEEPIEYLIGSSHGQQVSIFSNNAAVVSSLIDPLVNQVSRVNINCQCQRGPDTFPFTGRKDSAEGTLSVVDALRSFSIRSLVATKFTEENKKLLNDIVSENESNFLSTKYIF
- a CDS encoding MFS transporter, whose amino-acid sequence is MINTEKKGNYRWVICSLLFFATTINYLDRQVLSLTWKDFISPEFHWTNTDYGNITALFSIFYAVSMLFAGRFVDWMDTKKGFLWAIGIWSIGAILHAFCGIATSGIVAGEWFVGFEGAKEAISHVNNVGLVLSVSVNLFIFARFVLAVGEAGNFPAAIKATAEYFPKKDRALSTSIFNSGATIGALAAPLTIPVIAAHWGWEMSFIIIGALGFVWMGFWIFLYKKPHENPKVNAAELAYIHQDDHEHAPEQTGLTKQPRTTISECLKYKQTWAFVFGKFMTDGVWWFFLFWMPAYLSAVYDIKSSDTEGQLAIFVLYAITMLSIYGGWLPTYFVDKKGMNAYEGRMKAMLLFAFVPLVVLFAQPLGHISYWIPVILIGFAGAAHQSWSANIFSTIGDSFPKRAIATVTGIGGLAGGIGAFIINKTSGWLFDYANETQLIFMGFKGEEAGYFIIFSFCAIAYLIAWVVMKTLVPKLILIKN
- a CDS encoding bifunctional 4-hydroxy-2-oxoglutarate aldolase/2-dehydro-3-deoxy-phosphogluconate aldolase, whose translation is MNLKEIVLDKIIEQGMLPLFFHHDKAESIAILRTLYQAGIRVFEFTNRGPEALAVFEHLVATRDLEMPDLYLGIGTIKSVNEAHQFLQIGADFIVSPLVNPLVGSLVHEQRKLWIPGCMTPTEIYTAQEQEAALIKLFPANILGPAFMSSIRDLFKGQKFMPTGGVEIEMDNLKAWFKSGVCAVGMGSKLIDPKDTSNLVENTQKALEFVAEARQ
- a CDS encoding sugar kinase is translated as MQGKVLSFGELLLRICPDIEQDWIEQHQLPFYVGGAELNVATALALWDVPSAYLSAVPQNAICESIDNYLTCRNIDTSAMLWGGERLGIYYLPKGKDLKNAGVIYDRANSSFSNLKVGSVNWDEVFVDVKWFHFSAICPAINQDIADLCLEAVTKAQERGIFVSLDLNYRAKLWKYGKSPKEIMPAIAKYCNLIMGNIWAAHQMLGTPLDERFLNSSSDYLEEDLLAQADRTSREIIVTNPICQYVANTFRFDHQNKGIKYYTTLFDKDSLIKSRTYIADEILDKVGSGDCFMAGLIYGLYSNLSPKATLEFATLAAFDKLFIASDATTSSVDDIKNRITA
- the uxaC gene encoding glucuronate isomerase → MKTFLDDNFLLNTNTAIELYHNYSKQLPIIDYHNHLIPEQIANDVKFENISQVWLNGDHYKWRAMRANGVNERFITGDAPDEEKFVKWAETVPYTLRNPLYHWTHLELQRYFGITDILSPKTASKIYADTASKLSQDNYSVRGLLKMMHVEVVCTTDDPIDTLAFHQQFAKEHESFKMLPAFRPDKAMNSDDIIALNQYIDKLEEVSDIQINSLATYLEALKSRHDFFAANGCKVSDHGLEQIYSEDYTETEIVAIFDKIRTKKEISVAENLKFKSAMLIYFAEWDHEKGWVQQYHLGALRNNNARMHRLIGPDTGWDSIGDFSQARALSKFLNKLDNQDKLTKTILYNLNPADNELIATMIGNFNDGSIKGKIQFGSAWWFLDQKDGMTKQLNTLSNMGLLSRLVGMLTDSRSFLSFPRHEYFRRLVCDIFGEDIERGEIPNDIQWVGKIIQDISYNNAKEYFQF
- a CDS encoding UxaA family hydrolase, translating into MKNKVLKIHPKDNVLVALQDLKKGDTISFEGNHYILQEDIPAKHKFFMQDMHFGDEIYMYGLLVGKAQFDIPQGSIMNTDNTKHAAEPYHFRPSNYHWEKPDVSKFEGRTFQGYLRSDGRAGTANYWLFIPTVFCENRNLDVIKEALYNELGYSVTGKYKNFTHQLLTAYEKGEELSVASLERLNSTTDQSDRIFKNVDGIKFLNHQGGCGGIRQDAAILSKLLAAYADHPNVAGVTILSLGCQNLQLNDLVNDIKFRNPAFDKPLFVFEQQQSKSEELLIKEAILQTFVGLTEINKFSRQPVPLSKLTLGVKCGGSDGFSGISANPAVGYTADLLVALGGKVLLAEFPELCGAEQNLIDRTIDPNAANKFIDLMTAYSHAAEAVGSGFYMNPSPGNIRDGLITDAIKSNGAAKKGGTSPVVDVLDYTEEATKPGLNLVCTPGNDVEATTGKAAAGATLILFTTGLGTPTGNPICPVIKVATNNVLAAKMADIIDINTGPIIDGDKSIQTMGEDILEYCIKAASGEVTPKAVLLNQDDFIPWKRGVSL